CTAGGTATTGCGATCTTATTCTTTTATTTCATTTTATGGCGCCCAGAACAAAAACGTAGAAAAGCCATGGAAAAGCGTAAAAGCGAACTTGCCAAGGGCGATAAAGTAACTGCTATGGGAATTTTAGGAACCATTGATGAAATTCGAGAACACACCGTAGTTCTGAGTGTTGCTTCTGGAAAAATTGAAATGTTAAAAGCAGCAATTTCCGAAGTTTTAAAATCAGATGGAACTAAAGCATAAGCTTTAAGACATAGCCATTTACTTTCTGTTATATTAGAGAGATCTACATTGATTTTTTATAAGCCAAGTTATAACTTGAAGCTATAAAGCTATTCAAAAAGTCGGAGATTTTCACGATCATGACTTGGCTTTCAGGCCTATATTTTATCAGCATTGCTAGTTTAGTATTTTGTGTTATAGGCTTGATGCTTTCTGGCGTCATTCTTATCGCTCGAAAATTTCTTATTAAAGTTCATCCTTGCAAACTAAAAATTAACGACGATGATTCGCTAACCAAAACAGTGGATAGCGGGCATACGTTATTATCTTCCCTGTTAGACTCTGGTATTCCTATACCATCACCTTGTGGAGGAAAAGCCACATGTAAACAATGTAAGGTAAAAATCGTTAAAGATGCCGACGAGCCTTTAGAAACCGATCGGGCAACTTTTTCAAAAAAGCAGATCGAACAAGGTTGGCGTCTTGCCTGCCAAACAAAAGTCCAGCACGATATGAGCCTAGAAATAGAAGAGCGTTGTTTAAATGCTTCTTCTTGGGAAGGCACTGTTGTTTCTAATAACAACGTAGCAACCTTCATAAAAGAACTTGTTGTTTCTGTGAGTCCGGATCATCCCATTCCTTTTAAACCGGGGGGATATCTACAAATTAGCGTACCTGCATACAAAACAAATTCTTCCGACTGGAAGCAGACTATGGCTCCCGAATACTATGGTGATTGGGAACACTTCAATCTATTTGATAAGACTATTGATAATAGTTCTTTAGCTCAGGATTCTGCGAATAAGGCTTATTCTTTAGCTTCCTATCCTGCGGAACTCCCTCTTATTAAATTCAATATTCGTATTGCCACGCCTCCCTTCATTAATAATTCTCCCAACCCGGATATTCCTTGGGGAGTATGCTCCTCGTATATTTTCTCATTAAAACCAGGGGATAAGATTACTGTTTCCGGTCCTTATGGGGAATCATTCATGAAAGAAAACAACCGTCCTCTTATTTTTTTAATTGGCGGTGCTGGCTCTTCATTTGGTAGAAGCCACATTTTAGATCTCTTGTTAGACAAACATTCGCAAAGGGAGATAACCTTGTGGTATGGAGCGCGTTCTTTAAAAGAAAACATCTACCAAGAAGAATACGAAAAACTACAGAAAGAGTTTTCGAATTTCCATTATCATCTAGTACTATCAGAACCTCTTCCTGAGGATATTGCTTCTGGTTGGGATAAAGATAACCCTGAAAAAACGAACTTCTTATTTCGGGCTTTTGAGCTTGGTCAGTTAAGCAAACTAAGCAATCCTGAAGACTATCTATACTACGTCTGTGGTCCGCCTCTACATAATAGTAGCATTCTAAAATTGCTTGATAACTACGGCGTAGAGCGTTCCTCTATTATTCTTGATGATTTTGGCAGTTAGTTCTTAAGTAATTAGTGTGGTTTTTTCGTCATGTGTAGCATGGCGAAAAAGCCAAGTTTCTTTTTTCTATCTTTTGCTTCGCTCCTTTTTTACTCTCCTCAGTCATTAAACTTATCAGAATCATCATCATCTTCTTCTATACTGTACTATATCTAGAAACATGGTTTGACATGCCTGAATACTTTTAGAGAGCTCTAAGAAGCTTCTATAGAGCATCGCGAGGCTTTATGTTTTGTAGTTCTCTACATCTTTAATAGGGAAGGAATAGTGTGAGGTATATGTGCGAATATATAAGTGCATTAAAGGATAGAGACCAAACTGTCTCACGACGTTTTCTCTTCTCCATCATAAGGTAGATACAGGGTAAGTTTGTCTATGCTATGTCTGTATGAGAAGATATAAGGTTTCTTTTAGTTATATCCTTGTCTGG
This window of the Chlamydia sp. BM-2023 genome carries:
- the yajC gene encoding preprotein translocase subunit YajC — translated: MFSRLFMCFLFLMSSATLLADEEGSQTKSTFTQPAVMLGIAILFFYFILWRPEQKRRKAMEKRKSELAKGDKVTAMGILGTIDEIREHTVVLSVASGKIEMLKAAISEVLKSDGTKA
- the nqrF gene encoding NADH:ubiquinone reductase (Na(+)-transporting) subunit F — protein: MTWLSGLYFISIASLVFCVIGLMLSGVILIARKFLIKVHPCKLKINDDDSLTKTVDSGHTLLSSLLDSGIPIPSPCGGKATCKQCKVKIVKDADEPLETDRATFSKKQIEQGWRLACQTKVQHDMSLEIEERCLNASSWEGTVVSNNNVATFIKELVVSVSPDHPIPFKPGGYLQISVPAYKTNSSDWKQTMAPEYYGDWEHFNLFDKTIDNSSLAQDSANKAYSLASYPAELPLIKFNIRIATPPFINNSPNPDIPWGVCSSYIFSLKPGDKITVSGPYGESFMKENNRPLIFLIGGAGSSFGRSHILDLLLDKHSQREITLWYGARSLKENIYQEEYEKLQKEFSNFHYHLVLSEPLPEDIASGWDKDNPEKTNFLFRAFELGQLSKLSNPEDYLYYVCGPPLHNSSILKLLDNYGVERSSIILDDFGS